The DNA window CCgagaagagaagaacgaaTAGATAAGGCCAATTCGACCAGTGAAGCAAGCGAATTCGGCGAGAGAAATGGCATGGTCGACTACTGCGAAGGTCATGATCTGTATAAATccgaatgaagaagaagaagaagatccaGAGAGAGCAATTTTACCGTCTGGTTCTTCCAATCACGAGAAGTTTTCAAGGTTTCATGCTCCATTGGAGAATCATCCTCTCTGAAGTTACTCTGCTTCGGTTGGATTTGGCGGGAATTCGAGAAGCCATGGAACCGTGCTCAAtcatttgaatatatatatatataaatctcaCGTGGGTTATTACCGTACAAATTCTTACGTGGCGGTTGGACCCATTGAATTGGGCCTTCAGGCCCAGACTTTAACGGCccatgaaagccgtggagCCTCCTTTCTCTTTCCGCTGGTGGCGGTTGGACCTATCGAGTTGGGCCTTCAGGCCCAGTACTTCAGCGGGCCAGACAAATTCTTACGTGGCGGTTGGACCCATCAAATTGGGCCTGAAGGCCCAGTACTTTAGCAATCCATGAAAGGCGTGGAGCCTCCTCTCTTTCCGTTTGCGTGACTGTTGGACCCATAGAATTGGGCCTTCAGGCCCAGACTTTAGCGGTCCATGAAAGCCGTAGagccttctttctctttccgCTGCGTGACGGTTGGACCCATCGAATTGGGCCTTATGGCCCAGTACTTTGGCGGTCCATGAAAGGCTGGAGCCTCCTTTCTCTTTCCGTTGCGTGGAGGTAGGAATCTATTACTCGACTTCCGATGCTTCGTGCTGTGTTCTTCTGCtgcatttttttctcattccCGCGAAAATATTTCTCTGCTTAATCTCTCTGCTTTCTCTCTACTTCCCAGTGTGAGTACTGTTTCGTTATGATTATGCTGCTTTCAATCCTGATTCACTTCCCGCTTCAGGCTTTTCTGTATTGCATTTCCTTAGTTTTCTCCGTGTTTTGCAGATAAATTTATGACTGCTAGACAGTGCGAACCCTAAAGTTCTCTGGATGTCTGATTAAGTTCTTCGAGGTGAGCTTTATGATCTTGATGACCTTCGTTGATTAGAAAATCATCTTTTGCAGAATTAGGGGCAGCTAACTATTTAGTGCCGGTTTGGTAGTTTCTCGTTTCataatttagaagaaaaataaaaaaagaacgtTCTtggttattattgttattattttctctttccttattGTAGAATATGAAATGTTTAATACATGGAAAtcatttgttttgttatctcAAAGTTTAAATTAGGAGAACTAAAATTTTTCACATGAGAAATATCACAATTATTATGTcaatagtttattttttagtatttaatgTGGAACTTTGAAGTAAAGATGACATATTGATGCttctatttatgttttttagaAACGGGATATAAGATACAACAAGGGAACTAtatctttttgtttccaaCAACGTTTtttaagaatgagaagaaagaaatatcgAGGTGTACATTCTTACGAATTTGAAATCAAGtaactgaaaatgagaaacGGAAATATGAAGAAGGGGCTCAGTTTACTTCTAGCATTGCTGGTGAGTTATAGAAGCCCATTAATACATTTATGAAGAACTGCTTATGGCTTCGAGTTAGCAGAACAGAAGTTGTTTGTCTTTCATTACGATTGCCCCCCATTCTATGTAGAAAAGTCTGTCTTAATATGACCATGTTCAAGCCTTTGGGTGTAAGTATGTGAAGTAATTTgttaaacaaatattaataaatttaacaaaaactatataagataattttttttgtaagtaaACAATTaaacgattttttttaattttgttcctACCTGTCAAACAAAGTCTTCCAAATCTATGGTATCATATTCCTATAACTTACTTTTTCTTTAGCTCTCTTTCTCCATCCCTCTTAAtacattttgtttgttctgGAATTTGATCTTGAGAGTTGGGAGCTATCTGTGTGGTTTTACCTCATGAGTTGACAGTCTCTAATGATACATGTTCATAGTATTAACTATGTTTATATTCATTAGAAAAGAAAGTATGGCAGGCTTATAGGTTTGTTCGTCACTGATTGTTAGATGTCAGGGGATCCTGTGGAGACTGAAGTTCTTGGGGATATTAATGGCTGCAGACctaaggaaaataaaaataatcttatCCTGAGGCCAGTTTCTCAAGATGAATCTGGGGAGGGCTTGCCATATGCTCCTGAAAATTGGCCCAATCTTGGCGATAACTGGAGTTGGAGGGTGGGAAGGAGGGTTGCTATAACTGGTCATTTTCAGGATAGATACCTTTATTCTCCTCGTGGAATTGGTGTTTCTGGGAACTCATCTCGTAGAGGGCATAGTTTTGCAAGCAGGCTTTCAGTTGCAAGATATATCCAGTCTGAGTTCCCTAATGCGGACGTTGATGCATTTTTTGCCTCATTCAGCTGGAAGATACCAGCAAAGAAGTCTTCTTTAGCACAAGGTTGGCCTAAGAAATTTTTTGCTCTTCTCATCCTACTGGAAATTTAGCTGTTGTAGCCCCattaactttattatatatatcagTTCTAGCATTCTTGTCTTGCCACGTTTCTGAAATGACTGCTCTGTTGGTTGAAGTGAATGCCTATTAAAGCCAAAATACTCCTAACATTGAAATAGTTGTCTTAATTGAAAGGGTTTCTGATGCTTATGTACTGCATTGAATTTATGTTGCATTAAATTTGTCTTTCTTGTTACGGGAAACTTATGATAAATTCTTTTGGTTGGAGGATTGCACCTAATATTTTAGTTCCAGTGTCTCTGAAACCATtgtctttccttcctttcttATCAGAATTTAGATCTTATTTGTTGGTTGGTTCATTTTGTTGAGTCAATGGCTAACAAGCTTGACAGGTTAGGACTCCagattctgattttttttttggagtttgACAAAATCCAACTAAATGGTCTGTACCTCAGTGGGATCGGTTGAAGTTCTACTGTCATTTCGACAACAGCATTGTTCTACATAATAGTTTCtatatcattaaaataaaatcaacatGAGTGTCTGTGTTAGTTAGCTCACATCGTACTTTCATTGAGTACctttttttggcttttgaTTGCTTTCTTAATAATTGttatattgttcttttaaaGATCCTTATTTTACAGTTTTATCTTATTTAGGTCATcgaataaaacaaatttcatgCCCTTTGCCCTCAAAAGAGACGGAAGAATGCTCAGCATCTGATTCCCAGATTGATAGGGTGGTTTGCAAGGCGGGAAATAAAAACTGTAATAGTTTATCTGTTGCAGAAAATCcatctttattaaaatcaatGTCCTGTGATATTTGCTGCAGTGAACCTCGGTTTTGCCGTGATTGCTGCTGTATACTTTGCAGCAAGATTATAGACACGACCATGGAAAGTTGTAGCTACATAAAGTGTAAAGCAATGGTGGGTGATGGTTATATTTGTGGACATCATGCTCATATAAAATGTGGTCTTAAATCGTATATGGCTGGGACTGTTGGAGGAATCATTGGATTGGATGCTGAGTATTATTGTCGTCGATGTGATGCCAGAACGGATTTGGTCTCACATGTTGAAAGATTTTTGCAGTTATGTCAATCAACTGACTGTCATGATGATATTGGGGAGATCTTAAGTCTTGGTTTATGCATTTTGCGTGGTTCTCGCAAAATGAGAGCAAAGGAGTTGCTAAGACATCTTAAATTGAACATTGCGAAGGTAAAGCTGATAAATTCTAcaacttaaataattttacaatttcTTATTCTTGTGCTGCTTTAGAAACTTTACCATGCTATTTGACTTTGAATGCTTACATCAGCTTAAAACTGGGACTTGCTTGGAAGAGGTTTGGAAGATGGAGGAAGACAGCTCAGCCAATTGCACTGGTAATTTATCTTCAAATCAAATAGCGCGGTTAAGTTTCCTCAGCAGTATAAGCCTGAGAATTGTAATTCTATTTACTAGGGTCTTATCTAATTTCACTGGTAACTTTTCTTCAAATCCTGGATAACTTTGGAGAAAGATCTCATCACATGAAAGTAGGGTCTGATTATTCTACATACTCGAGCAAACTCTTCTGAAGAACAACGTCAAGTGGTTAATTATATAATCTgtcaaatatcttgtatgtTCACCATCATTTACATCATCAATCTTTCATATTCTTGCCTGTTAGGAGAATGATTTTGTACAcgcttattaaaaaaaatattttggtaTTTTATGCACAGATGCACCTGATAATGCTGATTCTACAGAAGGCTCTCATGACAATTCTGACTCCATTATCAGCTCAGAGTGGACTATGTCCACTCCTTTTGATCATTGGATTGAGTCCCTAAAACTTGAAAGTGAGATTGATCAGGTTCTGCAGGCACTGAAAAGATCACAAGAGTTTGAGTATAATTTAGCAGAAGAAAAGCTTCTATCACATAAAAATTATCTACATAATCTCTTTCAGCAACTTGACAAGGAGCAAATTGAACTTGGACATCAATCATCGTCAACAGGACAAAATGTTTTCCTGGATAATGTAACCAACAGAGTGGATCAAATAAAACGAGAAGTTAAAAGGCTCAAGAGAATGGAAAAGGTTGCTGATGGATTTGGAATGACTCCTAAAGATATCCTCAAGGAGGACTTCGATTTGGATGTTGAGTAGATACACGGACGCCTTAGGCCATTATGATGCCGCACAAAAGTTCACTGAACTCTGTTGGTTCTTTTAGCCTTATGTGGACTTTAATAGTTTGTTATTACTGTTTATTATATGGCTTCACGAGGCTGAGTGTACGATATCGAGAAATCATTTCTACTTCGCAAGTAGATTTTACTTGGTTGGTTTATGATGATAGCTGGATTCAGTAAGCAAGATACTGAAACTATGCAGTTGTGGAGTTGCCGGAAAGAGTTTAGATTAGAGATATTTTGGTGCCTTGTGTTCAACCCTCTGCAATGAGTTTTCACGGTAGGCCTTCATATCAATTTCTCAACacaatacattttaaattctctACTGATCAAACTGTCTGTTCTTCTCCTGTTTGATGTCTTTATTACTTATATATTGAATGGATGAACAAATGAGAATTAGAAACAAGCATTGCTCTAGGATAGATACTTTAAACCAACTAACAATCTTTCTCGCTTGAACTCTCTGGAAAcgattatttatgttttgaattCTCAAGAATATTGGACCTCTTCTCAGATAAACTTCCTCGCCCCCGTTGGTTGCTTGACGGATTTGGTTTTAGTGGCTTCTGTGGAGCTTAATAGAGGATCCCGTCTGTCTGGTTCAGGCGTCTTGTCACTACATGCAGAAGAGGTACTTTCTTCTGATTATAGTGCTAAAATTAGAACATATTTGAGGCCccctaaaaaaaagaaaagtcaatTCCATTTATTACATAGAAAGGTAGCTTAGTGGAATGTGGTGAAACCGCCATTTTATTTAtcaggatgatgatgatgatgatgattttggGACCTACGGTTGACAGTTGACGTGTGAATGACTTTCTTCTGTTCACGACAAAAAAGGTCGGCTACTTTCTTTGTTATTTGGCTTTCCATCCTTGCTATGTATTTTTGCAGCTGTTCTTTGAGACCGTAGCGATGATGCAAAGTTTTTCCCCATCAACGAGtacaatattaatatatattttttggttGTTTAATCGAAAATACGAATAGTTTTGGTatctttttttccccctttttatTCTAGGCCTTCTCATTAGTTACTTGGCCCCCAATAAAGTCTCAGAAAATGCCTCCATAATGCATGCATGACGCCTCCTtgttttgttaaaatttgatagaCAAACTAAACCGAATATGAAGCCAGGGAAATCTGGTGTTGTGCTGAGATGAACTTAGTTACTGGATCCTACTATATTTATAGAACAAATCTAAACACcccatttttattcataatgaAGAGTGATCGTGATAAGATAATATCAGTGGTTTTTGCCTAAGTATTGAATGATGTGTTTGGTTCACAAATTAGATTTGTATAGTCTAAATATGCGAGATTATGTGCTTCTTTTATGTAAATACAAACTTGTGAAGTCGTCCTcttaataattagttttaataaTGGGATTGTAGGCCACAGCGATGCAGTCATTCCACGTCCAAAAGTACTATGATGAAAGTTGGGATCAACGCCTGATTCATATGGTCAGCCACATGGTGCAACAATAActcttttgggcttttgtTTGTCATAGTGTATATAGAGACAAGCACATAAAGCTCTCATTTTTCTcttgcatttaattttaatgactGAATATAGAATCTgtgtcaaaataaattttaatgacactcaaaattctcCAATTTCACAATAATCTACTTTCTTAGGGGGAAAGATATCTGAACTATAAATTTGTAACCAGATAACTTAGCTCAAAAATTTGTATTGTTTATTGACATGAGAAAATTGACAATAAAGTAGTCGGGTCTTGCATCTTCTATCCGAAAAGATATATTAGATGCTTCTTCAATATTGAAACTACTACTTGGATGGGTACCTCTCATGGGTTGGAGGATAGAGGATGCACAATCCACTTAAGCAAATACCGCATACCAATTTGTGTATAAAACTAAGTCACCAAATATTTAATCGTTTAGTTAAGAAGTTCTTGTCAATTTGATCATAATTCAACAAATACATATTATCAATTAAGAAATCGAAAGGTTAAATACCTAAATTCGCTGGTTCGAACTAAGAAAATCTAGAAAGTGAATCATTAACCTGAACACTAAAAACCTATGGGTTTCCATCGGCTAATAAAGCAACACCAAACATGACTCATGGAAAGACTTTtttgaaaagaagagaaaagaaaagaaaagaagaggatATCAAAGAGCATGAAGACAGCTATTGCTCAAAAGAACAGGTCAACcatcaaaacaaaaagggaGATCTAAGGAATGAGAATAAGCAAGCACTTGGGATTTAGGAACAAGAATTGGTCAACTTAAACGTGGCAGATATGAAAAAGGgcttaaaagaaggttttatgGTATCCATGGCTAGCTAGCATGAAAAGTGCCACATAAAAAGTAAGGAGCCCATGGCCACATATAGGGACCCAtaaatgaacaagaaaaagaagcaatACTTTCCGAATCAAATAGAAGGACAAGTGTTCGAGGTACACACAATGgaaatataatacaaaatggCTAAACCACTAAAGAAACAATCAAGCCTCAGGAACAATATACAGGCCATTAAGAAATGAAAGCAAAGGAAGAGAGTATGAAAACAGCTTCTTATCTTAACCATCCAATCGAGTTATCAGTTGTTTTCATTCAACCCAACAGATATCAATTCTGATATAAACATTAGCCCCTAAAAGAAATCCCAAATTTGAAATCAGGTTATAATAATGGtgagaaaggaaaaggagttcaaaAGAGTTGAGTATTACGTTTTTAAGTTCTATGTTTATGTTTGAGACAAGGGATAAACAGAGATTCAACAAGGGAAGCTAACAGGAAATCTGGAACGAcatataataatgttgaagAAGGAAATTTTCAACAGTTAGTACAAAAACGAAAAAAGGGTAAGGATTAAATTACTGTACAAGAACAAGCCGACCTTCCATTTCATCTCCCCAGATATCTCCTCCACCATCATCAGAATTCTCCTCATTCCCCTTTGGAACAGTAACTATAAGTTCTCCATCAACAAACACCGCACTCGCAAGCTCTGGACGCGTCGTCTCCGGTAGCCGGAACCTCCACATGTCCAATTCGAGCTCATCCATTGTCATTTCCAACGACGAAGTTTCCCGGACAACGATCTTAATAACCCCTGGATGGATTTCCACAGCATGAGCCCTAACTCCATCGCTAATGTTACCGTCAGTTTCAGCAATGAATCGGAAACAATCGGGATTCTCCTCAACCAAAACATCTGCATCAGATCGAAAAGGAAGCTCGAGGACTCGACTGAAGACATGAGGTAATCTCCTGAGTTTCTTGTGGTTCAGAAGGGATTGATCTTCGAGGGAGTTTCTCGAATTGGGGTTATTCCGGACGGCGATATTGCGCTTCCTCGGCAATGGGTGGACCTTCATGGCGGTGGTGGTGTTGATTTCGAGCTCCTCGACACTCGCAATAGGTTCTGAAGAGGCGACGAGGGCCAGAACCAAAATCAATAGGGAAATCAAAGATGCCCTAGAAATCTTGATGGAATCGGCGTTGAGAGAAGGGAAGGGGAGAATCATAGAGAAATCACACGAATTTGTttgaatgaaaacaaaatagaaacgGAATTGGTATAAGAACCCTAATCTTCGGAAATGGGGACTGAAAAAGGGAATAAATTCATCGAGGGATTTCAGAGAATTGAGAGATGGAATCGAaaggaaggaaggagaaaGGCATTTGAGGAAGGAGATGAAGACCGGAGAGAATCGCTCAGCACATAAGGAAGggaaagttttatttatttatttatattaaattttttttatttctatattcaACCTTTAATTTTGACGAAATTACAAAGTCGGTCTGTTATTTTACACCAAATTACAGGTGGATAACTTctgtataaaatatatgtttattcaaattttataccTTTGCTTATATTTCCTTTATTgagagaatttaaaattcatataattaaggtttttacaatttataataattaagtttttccactttaaaatttatagtaaTTAACTTCTTAAggtaaaaaaacaataaaattacaataaaatcCACTATCTTTCTATAGGTTCatgtaataaattttttaatttttaattttaaacttatcaacacttttttttttaaatcacatCTCctatatctaaaattaaaaaatttagagttatatgagataaaat is part of the Cucurbita pepo subsp. pepo cultivar mu-cu-16 chromosome LG03, ASM280686v2, whole genome shotgun sequence genome and encodes:
- the LOC111790481 gene encoding protein VERNALIZATION INSENSITIVE 3-like isoform X5, which gives rise to MSGDPVETEVLGDINGCRPKENKNNLILRPVSQDESGEGLPYAPENWPNLGDNWSWRVGRRVAITGHFQDRYLYSPRGIGVSGNSSRRGHSFASRLSVARYIQSEFPNADVDAFFASFSWKIPAKKSSLAQGHRIKQISCPLPSKETEECSASDSQIDRVVCKAGNKNCNSLSVAENPSLLKSMSCDICCSEPRFCRDCCCILCSKIIDTTMESCSYIKCKAMVGDGYICGHHAHIKCGLKSYMAGTVGGIIGLDAEYYCRRCDARTDLVSHVERFLQLCQSTDCHDDIGEILSLGLCILRGSRKMRAKELLRHLKLNIAKLKTGTCLEEVWKMEEDSSANCTDLIT
- the LOC111790481 gene encoding uncharacterized protein LOC111790481 isoform X3, coding for MSGDPVETEVLGDINGCRPKENKNNLILRPVSQDESGEGLPYAPENWPNLGDNWSWRVGRRVAITGHFQDRYLYSPRGIGVSGNSSRRGHSFASRLSVARYIQSEFPNADVDAFFASFSWKIPAKKSSLAQGHRIKQISCPLPSKETEECSASDSQIDRVVCKAGNKNCNSLSVAENPSLLKSMSCDICCSEPRFCRDCCCILCSKIIDTTMESCSYIKCKAMLCQSTDCHDDIGEILSLGLCILRGSRKMRAKELLRHLKLNIAKLKTGTCLEEVWKMEEDSSANCTDAPDNADSTEGSHDNSDSIISSEWTMSTPFDHWIESLKLESEIDQVLQALKRSQEFEYNLAEEKLLSHKNYLHNLFQQLDKEQIELGHQSSSTGQNVFLDNVTNRVDQIKREVKRLKRMEKVADGFGMTPKDILKEDFDLDVE
- the LOC111790481 gene encoding OBERON-like protein isoform X2, producing the protein MSGDPVETEVLGDINGCRPKENKNNLILRPVSQDESGEGLPYAPENWPNLGDNWSWRVGRRVAITGHFQDRYLYSPRGIGVSGNSSRRGHSFASRLSVARYIQSEFPNADVDAFFASFSWKIPAKKSSLAQGHRIKQISCPLPSKETEECSASDSQIDRVVCKAGNKNCNSLSVAENPSLLKSMSCDICCSEPRFCRDCCCILCSKIIDTTMESCSYIKCKAMVGDGYICGHHAHIKCGLKSYMAGTVGGIIGLDAEYYCRRCDARTDLVSHVERFLQLCQSTDCHDDIGEILSLGLCILRGSRKMRAKELLRHLLKTGTCLEEVWKMEEDSSANCTDAPDNADSTEGSHDNSDSIISSEWTMSTPFDHWIESLKLESEIDQVLQALKRSQEFEYNLAEEKLLSHKNYLHNLFQQLDKEQIELGHQSSSTGQNVFLDNVTNRVDQIKREVKRLKRMEKVADGFGMTPKDILKEDFDLDVE
- the LOC111790481 gene encoding uncharacterized protein LOC111790481 isoform X4, which encodes MSGDPVETEVLGDINGCRPKENKNNLILRPVSQDESGEGLPYAPENWPNLGDNWSWRVGRRVAITGHFQDRYLYSPRGIGVSGNSSRRGHSFASRLSVARYIQSEFPNADVDAFFASFSWKIPAKKSSLAQGHRIKQISCPLPSKETEECSASDSQIDRVVCKAGNKNCNSLSVAENPSLLKSMSCDICCSEPRFCRDCCCILCSKIIDTTMESCSYIKCKAMVGDGYICGHHAHIKCGLKSYMAGTVGGIIGLDAEYYCRRCDARTDLVSHVERFLQLCQSTDCHDDIGEILSLGLCILRGSRKMRAKELLRHLKLNIAKLKTGTCLEEVWKMEEDSSANCTGSYLISLVTFLQILDNFGERSHHMKVGSDYSTYSSKLF
- the LOC111790497 gene encoding uncharacterized protein LOC111790497, which produces MILPFPSLNADSIKISRASLISLLILVLALVASSEPIASVEELEINTTTAMKVHPLPRKRNIAVRNNPNSRNSLEDQSLLNHKKLRRLPHVFSRVLELPFRSDADVLVEENPDCFRFIAETDGNISDGVRAHAVEIHPGVIKIVVRETSSLEMTMDELELDMWRFRLPETTRPELASAVFVDGELIVTVPKGNEENSDDGGGDIWGDEMEGRLVLVQ
- the LOC111790481 gene encoding OBERON-like protein isoform X1: MSGDPVETEVLGDINGCRPKENKNNLILRPVSQDESGEGLPYAPENWPNLGDNWSWRVGRRVAITGHFQDRYLYSPRGIGVSGNSSRRGHSFASRLSVARYIQSEFPNADVDAFFASFSWKIPAKKSSLAQGHRIKQISCPLPSKETEECSASDSQIDRVVCKAGNKNCNSLSVAENPSLLKSMSCDICCSEPRFCRDCCCILCSKIIDTTMESCSYIKCKAMVGDGYICGHHAHIKCGLKSYMAGTVGGIIGLDAEYYCRRCDARTDLVSHVERFLQLCQSTDCHDDIGEILSLGLCILRGSRKMRAKELLRHLKLNIAKLKTGTCLEEVWKMEEDSSANCTDAPDNADSTEGSHDNSDSIISSEWTMSTPFDHWIESLKLESEIDQVLQALKRSQEFEYNLAEEKLLSHKNYLHNLFQQLDKEQIELGHQSSSTGQNVFLDNVTNRVDQIKREVKRLKRMEKVADGFGMTPKDILKEDFDLDVE